GAATATAAGATTCGCGTAAGCGTGCTTTGCACCTTATGCTCACGTGCCCGTTCGAACACCTCGGCGGCGTGGCTCTCCTCCATGATATGTGCGATGCGCGCGCCGAAGGTCGCCGTCGATTCACGTGCTTGCGCTTCATTGAGCAGCACGATCGTGTAATAAAGACTCATGTATGAGAGCGCTTGCGTCTTGTAGGCGCCGGCCACGATATGCGTCGGCTCCGCTGTCTCCAGCGTCACGAGGTTCTCGTACACGATATCGGCCGCACGATAGAGGTCCGGGGTGTAATCGCGCGACTGCGAGTGGCTCGTCTGTCGATAGTAATAGAGCGTTTCGTTGAGGAGAATCACCGGAGTGTCGAGCGCGAAAAAGCGCGCGTTGAAGAGGATATCTTCGGTGTTGGTGAGATGTTCATCGAGAGTCAGACCGTGTTCGACGAGCACCTCGCGCGGGTAGAGCGCACCACACATGCTCATCAAAGAGGTGTCCGTCTCACCGAACAGCTGCCGGTAACAAACGCCCCCTTGGGTCACGTCAACTGCTTGTTTCTCAAAGACGTCACCGGATGTGTTTTTTCGCGGAGAATCGGTGAGGCTGAAATCCGCTTTCACACGCTCAGGAAGGCTGAAATCCGCTTTCACACGTGCGATTTTGCAACGGACGTGCACGCCGCCTGAGGGGTCGGTGGCTTCGAGCAAGGAAAAAGCGGCGGCGAAGAATTTCGGCTCGACGAGAGCGTCTGCATCCACGCGTGTGACATACTCACCCTTTGCGTGTGCAAGACCGATGTTGAAGGTGGGAGAAACTCCTCTATGCCCGCAGCGAATCAAGGTGAAGCGGGTATCTTTCGTGTTCGTCAGAAATTCCTCACCGCGTTCGGCTGATCCATCACTCGATCCGTCATCGACGACGATGACTTCGAAGTCGGAGTAGGTCTGGGATCGCAGCGATTCGAGGCAATCGAGAATCGTCGATTCCTTATTGTAGAGGGGGAGTATGACGGAGAGTTTTTCCATGTTCACATAGTAGCGCACCGCACCGCACCGTATCGCGCTAACGTATAATGAAGACCATGAACAAGAGCAGATCGACATACGGGGTGTTCAAACGGGCACTCGACATCGTATTCAGCTTATTGCTCATCATCATCTCATCACCGCTGCTCATCATTATTTCGATTGCGAGTCTGTTCGCAATCGGCGCTCCCGTGTTCTTCTCACAATCGCTGCCGGGCAAAAACGGCAGACTTTTCAAACTCCGTAAGTTTCGTATGATGGATGTTTCGGCGAGCATCGGCGTGGAGGCGGTTTCAACAGATGAGGCGCGTCTCACCCGATACGGATCGTTTTTGCGCAGGTCCTCACTCGACGAATTGCCCGAGTTGTTCAACATACTCATCGGCGATATGAGCTTCGTCGGTCCGCGGCCCCTTCTCGTGGAATATCTACCGCTCTATTCACCGCATCAAACTCGTCGTCATGAGGTGAGGCCGGGTTTGACTGGGCTCGCTCAGATAAACGGGCGAAACGATCTCGCGTGGCCGCAACGTTTCGATTTCGACGTGGAATATGCCGAGCACATGAGTTTTGCGGTCGACTTGGGGATTCTTGTCGACACGGTTCGTGTGGTCTTTTCCGGATCGGGAGTTGTCGCGGGCGGGAGTTCGACGACGACGCCGTTCAAAGGCGAGCGATAATCGGCGCCGTGCGCGTATAATTACGGATGGTTTGAATTCAGGCGACAACTTGAGTACAAGGAAGCTTGGTTAGGCGGGGAAGTAATTGCAGTCCCGGCCCGGAACACCAGCAGGAAATGCACTATC
This DNA window, taken from Coriobacteriia bacterium, encodes the following:
- a CDS encoding glycosyltransferase family 2 protein: MEKLSVILPLYNKESTILDCLESLRSQTYSDFEVIVVDDGSSDGSAERGEEFLTNTKDTRFTLIRCGHRGVSPTFNIGLAHAKGEYVTRVDADALVEPKFFAAAFSLLEATDPSGGVHVRCKIARVKADFSLPERVKADFSLTDSPRKNTSGDVFEKQAVDVTQGGVCYRQLFGETDTSLMSMCGALYPREVLVEHGLTLDEHLTNTEDILFNARFFALDTPVILLNETLYYYRQTSHSQSRDYTPDLYRAADIVYENLVTLETAEPTHIVAGAYKTQALSYMSLYYTIVLLNEAQARESTATFGARIAHIMEESHAAEVFERAREHKVQSTLTRILYSLILQGEFSQAELLARTVDVARAIRRRLKTN
- a CDS encoding sugar transferase, with amino-acid sequence MKTMNKSRSTYGVFKRALDIVFSLLLIIISSPLLIIISIASLFAIGAPVFFSQSLPGKNGRLFKLRKFRMMDVSASIGVEAVSTDEARLTRYGSFLRRSSLDELPELFNILIGDMSFVGPRPLLVEYLPLYSPHQTRRHEVRPGLTGLAQINGRNDLAWPQRFDFDVEYAEHMSFAVDLGILVDTVRVVFSGSGVVAGGSSTTTPFKGER